The Bacillus vallismortis genome window below encodes:
- a CDS encoding amino acid adenylation domain-containing protein: MPQQPEIKDIYPLSFMQEGMLFHSLYDEQSRAYFEQASFTIHGQLDLERFQKSMDGVFDRYEIFRTAFIYKNVAKPRQVVLKHRPCHVHFEDISHLNERDKEHCTEAFKEQDKSRGFDLQTDVLMRITILKWGPDRYICIWSHHHILMDGWCLGIVIKDFLHIYQALGKGQVPDLPPVQPYGTYIKWLMQLDREEAAEYWKKRLLHFEKATPLPKRTDQMPDGTLQQITFTISEKETSELQKIATATGATLNTVFQALWGIMLQKFNRCGDVVFGSVISGRPSELKDVENMVGLFINTIPIRVQSDSLSFSDLVSRMQKDMTEAEAYSYFPLYDIQAQSALKQELIDHIIVFENTPTQQEIEGLNQAGSFDFSVKDFEMAEETNYRCSVKVIPGRTLYVRIHFHTGAYQSNMMSEIKDYLQHMISDIISDPTLSVSKMTLLDENKTRKIVSQNNRSVSVSPKAPTLHGLFERQAACTPERPAIRFSGGSLTYAELDMYASRLSARLAARGVTKESIVGVLSERSPDMLIAVLAVLKAGGAYLPLDPAYPEERLSYMLKDSGAALLLTQPGCSAPNFSGETLEVDMASLANEKAESHMFARADSGSLAYVIYTSGSTGQPKGVAVEHRNAVSFLTGMQRQFPLQEEDIVLVKTSFSFDASVWQLFWWALSGASAYLLPPGWEKDPALIVKSIHREKVTTVHFIPAMLNSFLDQAEMESLGDGTSLKRVFAGGEPLAPHTAARFASLLPQVSLIHGYGPTEATVDAAFYVLDPERDRDRLRIPIGKPVPGARLYVLDPHLAVQPCGVAGELYIAGAGVARGYLNRPVLTEERFLEDPFYPGERMYKTGDVARWLPDGNIEFLGRLDDQVKIRGYRIEPGEIEATLRSIEGVREAAVTVRTDSGEPELCAYAEGLGRNEVRAQLETLLPGYMIPSHMIEMEQWPVTPSGKLDRNALPAPDGAADEETYTAPRNVTEMKLAQLWEDVLKNGPVGIRDNFFDRGGHSLKATALVSRIAKEFDVQVPLKDVFAHPTVEGLASVIREGTDSPYEAMKPAEQRETYPVSSAQKRIYVLQQLEDGGTGYNMPAVLELEGKLDPERLDRAFQELIKRHESLRTSFEQDEGGEPVQRIHGEVPFTLQTAVLGEQTEQEAAAAFIQPFDLSQAPLFRAQVVQVSDERHLLLVDMHHIISDGVSVNILIREFGALYNNRKLPALHIQYKDYAVWQEGYKKGDAYQTQEAYWLKQLEGELPVLDLPADHTRPPVRSFAGDKVSFTLDQEAASGLHTLARENGSTLYMVLLAAYTALLSRLSGQEEIIVGSPIAGRPHKDLEPILGMFVNTLALRTRPEGGKPFVQYLQEVRDTALEAYEHQDYPFEELVDKLGVTRDMSRNPLFDVMFVLQNMDQESIHLDKLHLKPAANNGHQTSKFDLTLYAHEQPRGLLTFQMEFSTDLYKKKTIEKWLQYFINMLLSIIQDSKAALGTINILNEDETHYLIHELNRTKIEYPRNETISRLFEMQAEQTPNAIAIVSDTQELTYADLNSWANQIASLLQRKGVGPDRVVALLAGRTPELIAGMLGILKAGGAYLPIASDLPVERIAYILSDSGATFLLQSEKVDKRLLDIECEQIIIEDIQKQGETTNIESSAGPHSLAYIIYTSGSTGKPKGVMIEQRSVICLVKNSNYIAFTPADRLLMTSSIGFDGVTFEIFGPLLNGAALHLSEKQAFLDPHQLKRYIEHHGITTMWLTSSLFNHLTEQNETTFSQLNHLIIGGEALSVSHINRIKNVCPEVSIWNGYGPTENTTFSTCFHIQKTYELSIPIGRPIGNSTAYILNKWGMLQPIGAVGELCVGGDGVARGYLGRPDLTREKFIPNPFASGDRLYRTGDLARWLPDGAIEYVGRIDDQVKVRGYRVELGEIESALRQIEGVKEAAVLARTGQTGSKELFGYISVKAGANAEQVRSLLARSLPNYMIPAYIIEMDTLPLTSNGKLNRKALPEPDFASKQTYVPPRNELEEQLALIWQEVLGIQRIGIEDSFFELGGDSIKALQVSARLGRHGLSLQVSDLFRHPKIEDVSPFIRKTERIIEQGHVEGDVPWTPVQQWFLSQDIEERHHFNQSVMLFHSDRLSEDALRASLKKLAEHHDALRMVYRNDDGRWTQINQSIHESQLYSLRISDLSQTEGDWETQIKQEVADLQQSINLQEGPLLHAVWFKTLTGDYLFLAIHHLVVDGVAWRILLEDLSAGYQQAASGQAIQLPPKTDSYQEYARRIQEYAQSSKLIREEAYWRSAEEQQAAELPYEMPLQENIGYCKRDSVSFSLSEADTDVLLQNVNHAYGTDTQDILLTAASLAICEWAGASKLRIAMEGHGREHIMPELDISRTVGWFTSMYPALISFENHRNELGTAVKTVKDTLGRIPNKGVGYGMLKYLTHPKNKSITFSKISEISFNYLGQFNDIERQGSFRPSSLGSGTDITLTWKREQIIEISAMAADKKLHFNLSYPPARFHRNTMEQLINRIEHFLLDIMKHCAGKQKAEKTLSDFSSQSLTTEDLDSISSLVEEL, encoded by the coding sequence ATGCCGCAGCAACCCGAAATAAAGGATATATACCCTTTGTCATTTATGCAGGAAGGGATGCTTTTTCACTCACTGTATGATGAACAGTCAAGAGCTTATTTTGAACAGGCTTCTTTTACGATACATGGACAGCTTGACTTGGAGCGTTTCCAAAAAAGTATGGATGGTGTTTTTGACAGATACGAAATCTTCCGAACAGCGTTCATCTATAAAAATGTAGCCAAACCTCGCCAGGTCGTGCTCAAGCATCGTCCTTGCCATGTTCATTTTGAAGATATTTCCCATCTCAATGAAAGAGATAAAGAACATTGCACCGAGGCATTCAAAGAACAGGATAAATCCAGAGGCTTCGATCTCCAAACGGATGTACTGATGAGAATAACTATTTTGAAATGGGGGCCTGATCGTTATATCTGTATCTGGAGCCATCATCATATTTTAATGGATGGCTGGTGTTTAGGCATTGTTATTAAAGACTTTCTCCACATTTATCAAGCGCTCGGAAAAGGACAGGTTCCTGATTTGCCTCCCGTACAGCCGTACGGGACGTATATTAAATGGCTGATGCAGCTAGACCGAGAAGAAGCAGCTGAGTATTGGAAAAAAAGGCTTCTGCATTTCGAAAAAGCGACGCCTCTGCCCAAAAGAACAGATCAAATGCCAGATGGGACATTACAGCAGATCACGTTCACTATTTCTGAAAAAGAAACCTCCGAATTACAGAAAATCGCAACAGCGACTGGTGCGACGCTAAACACTGTTTTCCAAGCTTTATGGGGAATCATGCTCCAAAAGTTCAATCGCTGCGGCGATGTTGTGTTCGGATCAGTTATATCAGGCAGACCTTCTGAGCTAAAAGATGTGGAAAACATGGTCGGCCTTTTTATCAATACCATTCCTATTCGAGTCCAAAGTGATTCCCTTTCTTTTTCTGACCTAGTCAGCAGGATGCAAAAGGATATGACTGAAGCAGAAGCGTATAGTTACTTCCCTTTATATGACATTCAGGCACAGAGTGCTCTTAAACAAGAGCTTATCGATCATATTATCGTCTTTGAAAATACACCTACCCAGCAAGAGATTGAAGGGCTGAATCAGGCTGGATCATTTGATTTCTCCGTTAAAGATTTTGAGATGGCAGAGGAGACCAACTATAGATGCAGTGTCAAAGTGATCCCAGGCCGTACCTTGTACGTTCGGATTCATTTTCATACTGGCGCTTATCAATCAAATATGATGTCTGAGATAAAAGATTATTTACAGCACATGATCTCTGACATCATCTCTGATCCAACTCTTTCCGTGTCAAAGATGACATTGCTGGATGAGAACAAAACAAGGAAAATCGTTTCTCAAAATAACAGGTCTGTATCCGTTTCGCCTAAAGCCCCAACCCTGCACGGACTGTTTGAACGACAGGCGGCTTGCACACCGGAGCGGCCAGCCATCCGCTTTTCCGGCGGTTCGCTGACATACGCTGAGCTTGACATGTATGCCAGCCGGCTGTCCGCGCGCCTCGCGGCACGCGGTGTCACGAAGGAAAGCATCGTCGGTGTCCTGTCTGAGCGGTCACCTGACATGCTGATAGCTGTACTTGCCGTATTGAAAGCAGGCGGGGCGTATTTGCCGCTTGATCCCGCATATCCAGAGGAGCGGCTGAGCTACATGCTGAAAGACAGCGGCGCAGCTCTCTTGCTGACGCAGCCGGGATGTTCCGCACCGAACTTCTCCGGAGAGACACTTGAAGTTGACATGGCATCTCTTGCGAACGAAAAAGCAGAAAGTCATATGTTTGCTCGCGCTGACAGCGGTTCTCTCGCCTATGTCATCTATACGTCAGGCTCCACTGGACAGCCAAAAGGGGTAGCCGTTGAGCACCGCAATGCCGTTTCTTTTTTGACCGGCATGCAGCGCCAGTTTCCACTTCAGGAAGAGGACATTGTCCTGGTGAAAACCTCTTTTTCCTTTGATGCATCTGTCTGGCAGCTGTTTTGGTGGGCGCTTTCCGGCGCTTCGGCTTATCTGCTTCCGCCCGGCTGGGAGAAAGACCCGGCATTGATCGTAAAATCCATTCATCGGGAAAAAGTGACGACGGTTCATTTTATTCCGGCTATGCTGAACAGCTTTCTGGATCAAGCGGAAATGGAATCGTTGGGTGACGGGACAAGCCTGAAGCGTGTATTCGCCGGAGGTGAACCGCTTGCGCCCCATACGGCAGCCCGTTTTGCTTCTTTATTGCCGCAGGTTTCGCTGATCCATGGCTACGGGCCGACAGAAGCAACGGTAGACGCGGCATTTTACGTATTGGACCCAGAGCGAGACAGGGATCGCTTGCGGATTCCGATCGGGAAGCCTGTACCCGGTGCGCGTTTATATGTTTTAGATCCGCATTTAGCCGTACAGCCTTGCGGTGTCGCCGGCGAACTGTACATCGCCGGAGCGGGTGTTGCCAGAGGCTATTTAAATCGGCCGGTATTAACGGAGGAGCGTTTTCTCGAGGACCCGTTTTACCCGGGTGAACGCATGTACAAAACCGGGGATGTGGCGCGCTGGCTCCCTGACGGGAATATTGAATTCCTCGGCCGGTTGGATGATCAGGTCAAAATCAGAGGCTACCGGATTGAGCCCGGAGAAATTGAAGCAACACTTAGAAGCATAGAAGGCGTAAGGGAGGCAGCCGTTACCGTACGGACAGACAGCGGCGAGCCAGAATTATGCGCCTATGCAGAAGGACTCGGAAGAAATGAGGTGCGGGCGCAGCTTGAAACGCTTCTGCCCGGCTACATGATCCCATCTCATATGATAGAGATGGAACAATGGCCGGTTACGCCAAGCGGAAAGCTTGACCGAAACGCCCTGCCAGCTCCTGACGGAGCGGCAGATGAAGAGACCTACACGGCGCCGAGAAATGTGACAGAGATGAAGCTTGCCCAGCTGTGGGAAGACGTGCTGAAAAACGGACCTGTCGGGATTCGCGACAACTTTTTTGACCGCGGAGGACATTCCTTAAAAGCCACCGCGCTTGTGTCCCGGATCGCCAAAGAATTCGATGTACAGGTGCCGCTGAAAGATGTATTTGCCCATCCGACGGTGGAAGGGCTCGCTTCCGTTATCCGTGAAGGAACGGACAGTCCCTATGAAGCGATGAAGCCGGCGGAACAGCGGGAGACCTATCCGGTTTCCTCCGCCCAAAAGCGGATTTATGTCCTTCAACAGCTGGAGGACGGAGGGACAGGCTACAATATGCCGGCTGTGTTAGAGCTGGAAGGGAAGCTGGACCCCGAAAGGCTGGACAGGGCTTTCCAAGAGCTGATCAAGCGCCACGAGTCGCTTCGGACATCCTTCGAACAGGACGAAGGCGGCGAGCCGGTGCAGCGCATCCATGGCGAGGTGCCGTTTACATTACAGACAGCAGTCCTCGGCGAACAAACCGAACAGGAAGCCGCAGCCGCGTTTATCCAGCCGTTTGACCTCAGCCAAGCGCCGCTGTTCCGTGCCCAAGTCGTACAGGTATCAGATGAGCGGCACCTGTTGCTGGTTGATATGCATCACATTATTTCAGACGGTGTTTCCGTCAACATTCTGATTCGGGAATTCGGGGCGCTTTACAACAACCGGAAACTCCCGGCGCTTCACATTCAATATAAAGACTACGCCGTATGGCAGGAAGGATATAAAAAAGGAGACGCGTACCAGACGCAGGAGGCGTACTGGCTGAAGCAGCTCGAGGGCGAGCTGCCGGTGCTGGATCTCCCGGCTGATCATACCCGCCCGCCGGTGCGGAGCTTCGCCGGTGACAAGGTCTCGTTTACGCTGGATCAAGAGGCCGCATCAGGTCTTCATACACTGGCACGGGAGAATGGAAGCACACTGTACATGGTGCTCCTGGCGGCTTACACAGCGTTATTATCACGTTTAAGCGGACAGGAAGAGATCATCGTCGGATCGCCAATTGCCGGCCGGCCGCACAAGGACCTTGAGCCGATACTCGGCATGTTTGTGAATACGTTGGCGCTTCGGACACGCCCGGAGGGCGGGAAGCCGTTTGTGCAGTATTTGCAGGAAGTACGTGACACTGCATTGGAAGCGTATGAACATCAGGATTATCCGTTCGAAGAGCTTGTCGACAAGCTTGGAGTGACGCGGGATATGAGCCGGAATCCGCTGTTTGACGTGATGTTTGTTCTTCAAAATATGGATCAGGAATCGATTCATTTGGATAAACTGCATCTAAAACCTGCAGCAAACAATGGGCATCAAACGTCAAAATTTGATTTAACCCTGTATGCTCACGAACAGCCCCGGGGTTTGCTGACGTTCCAAATGGAATTTAGTACGGACTTATATAAGAAAAAAACGATAGAAAAGTGGCTTCAATACTTCATCAATATGTTACTCTCCATCATCCAAGACAGCAAAGCCGCTCTCGGAACAATAAATATACTGAATGAGGATGAGACCCATTACCTTATCCATGAGCTCAATCGTACAAAAATAGAATATCCAAGAAATGAAACCATCAGCAGGCTCTTTGAAATGCAGGCGGAACAAACGCCTAATGCCATAGCAATTGTCAGCGATACACAAGAGTTAACTTACGCGGATCTGAACAGCTGGGCAAATCAAATTGCTTCACTTTTACAGAGAAAGGGAGTCGGGCCTGATCGAGTCGTAGCCTTGTTGGCAGGACGAACGCCAGAACTCATAGCCGGAATGCTGGGTATTCTAAAAGCGGGGGGAGCCTATTTGCCTATCGCTTCTGATCTGCCTGTTGAGCGAATAGCTTACATCCTGTCAGACAGCGGAGCGACATTCCTTCTTCAATCTGAAAAAGTCGACAAACGGCTATTAGACATTGAATGTGAACAAATCATAATCGAAGACATTCAAAAGCAGGGAGAAACGACGAATATTGAATCGTCTGCAGGGCCGCATTCGCTCGCTTATATCATTTATACCTCTGGATCAACCGGTAAACCAAAGGGTGTCATGATTGAGCAGCGAAGTGTCATTTGCCTTGTTAAAAACAGCAATTATATTGCATTTACACCTGCAGACCGTCTTCTCATGACATCATCTATCGGTTTTGATGGTGTGACATTTGAAATATTTGGACCGCTGCTAAATGGGGCAGCTTTGCACCTGTCCGAGAAACAGGCATTTCTCGATCCCCATCAGCTTAAGAGATACATAGAACATCACGGGATCACAACGATGTGGCTGACATCTTCTCTATTCAATCATTTGACAGAGCAAAATGAGACAACATTTTCACAGCTGAACCATCTGATTATTGGCGGAGAAGCTTTGTCGGTGAGCCACATCAATCGAATTAAAAATGTCTGCCCGGAAGTATCGATATGGAACGGATATGGGCCAACCGAAAATACAACTTTTTCGACGTGCTTTCACATTCAAAAAACATATGAACTTTCCATTCCGATCGGGCGGCCGATTGGTAATTCCACCGCTTATATCTTAAATAAATGGGGAATGCTGCAGCCGATCGGAGCTGTTGGCGAACTTTGTGTCGGCGGAGATGGCGTCGCCAGAGGATATTTGGGCCGTCCTGATTTAACGAGAGAGAAATTTATCCCAAACCCATTTGCGTCTGGCGATCGACTGTACCGCACAGGTGATCTGGCGCGCTGGCTTCCCGATGGCGCAATTGAGTACGTTGGCCGTATTGATGATCAAGTAAAAGTCAGAGGCTACCGGGTGGAGCTGGGTGAGATCGAATCAGCACTTCGCCAAATAGAGGGGGTCAAAGAAGCAGCTGTTTTGGCACGTACAGGACAGACAGGGAGCAAAGAGCTGTTTGGCTACATCAGTGTGAAAGCAGGCGCGAATGCTGAACAAGTGCGTTCTCTTCTCGCGCGTTCACTGCCAAATTATATGATTCCGGCGTACATCATTGAAATGGATACGCTTCCGCTCACATCAAACGGCAAATTGAACCGGAAAGCACTGCCTGAACCAGATTTTGCATCTAAACAAACGTACGTCCCGCCACGCAACGAACTTGAAGAGCAGCTGGCATTGATCTGGCAGGAGGTTCTAGGCATCCAGAGGATCGGAATAGAGGATTCTTTCTTTGAATTGGGCGGAGATTCAATCAAGGCCCTTCAAGTTTCTGCACGCCTCGGACGCCACGGGTTAAGCCTGCAGGTAAGTGATTTATTCCGTCATCCAAAGATAGAAGACGTATCACCATTTATCCGTAAGACAGAAAGAATCATAGAGCAAGGACACGTTGAAGGAGATGTTCCATGGACGCCTGTTCAGCAATGGTTTCTTTCACAAGATATTGAAGAACGACACCATTTCAATCAGTCTGTCATGCTTTTTCATTCTGACCGTTTGTCTGAAGACGCTCTTAGAGCATCCTTAAAAAAACTGGCGGAGCATCATGATGCGCTTCGGATGGTTTATCGCAACGATGACGGGCGGTGGACTCAAATCAACCAAAGCATACATGAATCACAGCTATATAGTTTAAGAATATCTGATCTTTCACAGACAGAAGGCGATTGGGAAACACAAATCAAACAAGAAGTTGCAGATCTTCAGCAAAGCATCAATTTGCAGGAAGGACCATTGTTACATGCCGTGTGGTTTAAAACATTGACCGGAGATTACTTGTTCCTTGCAATCCATCATCTTGTTGTTGATGGTGTGGCATGGCGGATTTTGCTGGAGGATTTGTCAGCAGGGTACCAACAAGCGGCTTCTGGCCAGGCGATTCAGCTTCCGCCTAAAACTGATTCCTATCAAGAATACGCCAGACGGATTCAGGAATATGCCCAAAGCAGCAAGCTGATTCGCGAAGAGGCGTATTGGCGAAGTGCAGAAGAACAGCAAGCTGCGGAACTGCCATATGAAATGCCGCTTCAAGAGAACATCGGCTACTGCAAGAGGGACTCGGTAAGCTTTTCACTCTCTGAAGCAGACACTGACGTTTTGCTGCAAAACGTCAATCACGCCTATGGTACAGATACACAAGATATTCTGTTAACCGCGGCTTCCTTGGCGATTTGTGAATGGGCAGGCGCAAGCAAGCTCCGAATCGCTATGGAAGGACACGGAAGAGAACACATTATGCCGGAGTTAGATATCAGCCGGACGGTCGGCTGGTTTACATCCATGTACCCGGCCCTCATAAGCTTTGAAAATCATAGGAATGAGCTCGGGACGGCAGTAAAAACCGTAAAAGATACACTGGGCCGGATACCAAACAAAGGGGTGGGTTACGGTATGCTGAAATACCTCACACACCCTAAAAACAAAAGCATTACGTTTTCAAAAATATCTGAAATCAGCTTTAACTATTTGGGTCAGTTCAATGACATAGAAAGACAGGGCAGTTTCCGCCCATCAAGTCTTGGAAGCGGAACGGATATCACTCTTACATGGAAGCGTGAGCAAATCATTGAGATAAGTGCTATGGCAGCAGACAAAAAGCTTCATTTCAATCTTAGTTATCCGCCAGCCCGCTTTCATCGAAACACAATGGAGCAGCTTATCAACAGGATCGAACACTTTTTGCTGGACATTATGAAACACTGCGCCGGTAAACAGAAAGCAGAAAAGACACTGAGCGATTTTAGCAGTCAATCATTAACGACAGAGGATTTGGACAGTATATCCAGCTTGGTGGAAGAATTGTAG